A stretch of the Macaca mulatta isolate MMU2019108-1 chromosome 16, T2T-MMU8v2.0, whole genome shotgun sequence genome encodes the following:
- the EVI2A gene encoding protein EVI2A: protein MPMDMEHTGHYLHLAFLMTTVFSLSPGTKANYTHLWANSTTSWDSVIQNKTGRSQNENINTNPITPEADYKGNSTNMPETSHIVSLTSKSEQELYIPSVVSNSPSTVQSIESTSKSHGEIFKKDVCAENNNNMAMLICLIIIAVLFLICTFLFLSTVVLANKVSSLRRSKQAGKRQPRSNGDFLASGLWPTESDTWKRTKQLTGPNLVMQSTGVLTATRERKDEEGTEKLTNEQMG from the coding sequence ATGCCCATGGACATGGAACACACAGGACATTACCTACATCTTGCCTTTCTGATGACAAcagttttttctttgtctcctgGAACAAAAGCAAACTATACCCATCTGTGGGCTAACAGTACTACTTCCTGGGATTCAGTTATTCAAAATAAGACAGGCAGAAgccaaaatgaaaacattaacacAAACCCTATAACTCCTGAAGCAGATTATAAAGGTAATTCTACAAACATGCCTGAAACATCTCACATCGTATCTTTAACTTCTAAATCTGAACAGGAGCTTTATATACCTTCTGTCGTCAGCAACAGTCCTTCAACAGTACAGAGCATTGAAAGCACAAGTAAAAGTCATGGTGAAATTTTCAAAAAGGATGTCTGTgcggaaaacaacaacaacatggcTATGCTAATTTGCTTAATTATAATTGCAGTGCTTTTTCTTATCTGTACCTTTCTATTTCTATCAACTGTGGTTTTGGCAAACAAAGTCTCATCTCTCAGACGATCAAAACAAGCAGGCAAGCGTCAGCCTAGAAGCAATGGTGATTTTCTGGCAAGCGGTCTATGGCCCACTGAATCAGACACttggaaaagaacaaaacagcTCACAGGACCCAACCTAGTGATGCAATCTACTGGAGTGCTCACAgctacaagagaaagaaaagatgaagaaggAACTGAAAAACTTACTAACGAACAGATGGGTTAg